The following coding sequences lie in one Bacteroides helcogenes P 36-108 genomic window:
- a CDS encoding sensor histidine kinase: MGGGRPVLIISSYNPDARQASGNISDFMEEFQQLGGTNTIALENMNCKSFSESPWWTERMRALLTKYKGIERPSLIVLIGQEAWAAYLSLEDSMRSDIPVLSALSSRNAILLPDKTENLKTWMPESVDFFSDFPESPIKAGFLYEYDVIANINMIKKLYPKTKNIAFISDNSYGGVSLQAYVVKEMKKFPELKLILLDGRVNTIYTITERLHELPENTAVLVGTWRVDMNDGYFMRNATYAMMEAVPGLPAFSLTSVAFGYWAIGGVVPAYRQLGKEMARQAVRLLSISPDNKSRMEIIPNETVLDNKLVKEKKLDVSTIPGPIRYLNVTPSFYTQYKYQIWTVVAVLIVLLVALFISLYFYYHTKKLKDDLQESEGALLEAKERAEESSRLKSAFLANMSHEIRTPLNAIVGFSDVLSAGGSSEEEQRSYFEIIKTNSDLLLRLINDILDVSRLEADRVKFKSEDCNVALVCRQIVASVAQARKSDNRFLFECGSDSVKIRTDVQRLQQVVINLLSNADKFTKNGTITLKLEINRDGNMAVFSVTDTGCGIPLDKQGLVFERFEKLNEYMQGTGLGLSICKLTTEKWGGKIWIDPTYTNGARFIFTHPMNL, encoded by the coding sequence ATGGGTGGCGGTCGGCCGGTGCTGATAATCAGCTCTTATAATCCGGATGCTCGTCAAGCATCGGGAAACATCTCTGATTTTATGGAGGAATTTCAACAGTTAGGCGGCACTAATACTATTGCGTTGGAAAACATGAACTGCAAGAGTTTTTCAGAGTCTCCTTGGTGGACGGAAAGGATGAGAGCACTTTTGACAAAATATAAGGGGATAGAAAGACCTTCATTAATTGTCTTAATCGGGCAGGAGGCATGGGCCGCATACCTTTCTTTAGAAGATTCAATGCGAAGTGATATTCCGGTATTGAGTGCATTGTCAAGTAGAAATGCCATCTTGTTGCCTGACAAAACAGAAAATCTGAAAACATGGATGCCCGAGTCCGTCGATTTCTTCAGTGACTTTCCCGAATCACCCATCAAAGCCGGTTTTTTGTATGAATATGATGTGATTGCCAACATCAATATGATAAAAAAGCTCTATCCTAAAACGAAGAATATCGCTTTCATATCGGATAATAGTTATGGAGGTGTATCTTTGCAGGCATACGTCGTAAAAGAAATGAAAAAATTTCCGGAATTGAAACTCATTCTTTTGGATGGACGTGTAAATACCATTTATACAATAACCGAGAGGCTGCACGAACTACCTGAAAATACGGCAGTGCTGGTGGGAACATGGAGGGTGGATATGAACGATGGCTACTTTATGCGTAATGCAACGTATGCCATGATGGAAGCGGTTCCCGGTTTGCCGGCCTTTTCATTGACATCGGTTGCTTTTGGCTATTGGGCCATTGGCGGTGTGGTTCCGGCCTACCGTCAGTTAGGAAAAGAAATGGCAAGGCAAGCAGTTCGTTTATTGTCGATTTCGCCGGATAACAAAAGTAGGATGGAGATAATACCCAATGAAACGGTGTTGGATAATAAACTTGTAAAAGAGAAGAAACTTGATGTCTCCACTATTCCGGGACCGATAAGATACTTGAACGTAACTCCCTCTTTTTATACGCAATATAAATATCAGATATGGACTGTTGTGGCTGTTCTGATTGTTTTGTTAGTGGCATTGTTTATATCTCTGTATTTTTATTATCATACGAAGAAATTAAAGGATGATCTGCAAGAGTCCGAAGGAGCTTTGCTGGAGGCAAAGGAACGTGCGGAAGAATCGAGCCGTCTGAAAAGTGCTTTCCTTGCCAATATGAGCCATGAGATTCGGACACCGTTGAATGCCATTGTCGGATTTTCGGATGTTTTGTCTGCCGGAGGAAGCTCAGAAGAGGAGCAACGCAGCTATTTTGAGATTATTAAAACCAATTCAGACTTATTGCTCCGTCTGATTAATGATATACTCGACGTGTCCCGGTTGGAAGCAGATCGTGTCAAGTTTAAATCGGAAGACTGCAATGTGGCACTTGTTTGTCGGCAGATAGTAGCCTCGGTAGCTCAGGCGCGTAAGTCTGATAACCGTTTTCTGTTTGAATGTGGCAGTGATTCTGTAAAGATACGAACAGATGTACAACGCTTGCAGCAGGTGGTGATTAACTTACTTTCCAATGCCGATAAGTTTACCAAGAATGGCACTATTACTTTGAAGCTTGAGATAAACCGGGATGGGAATATGGCTGTGTTTTCTGTGACTGATACTGGTTGCGGAATTCCTTTGGATAAGCAGGGATTGGTATTCGAACGTTTTGAAAAATTGAATGAATACATGCAAGGAACTGGATTGGGCTTGTCTATCTGCAAGTTGACAACAGAAAAATGGGGCGGAAAGATATGGATCGACCCGACTTATACCAATGGGGCAAGATTCATCTTTACTCATCCCATGAACTTGTAA